In Aquipuribacter nitratireducens, the genomic stretch GGTGGCGGCCGCGCTGTTCGCCGGCAGCCTCGTCGTCTTCTACTACTCGCCGCTGTTCGGGCTCGCGCTGCGCACCCACTACGGGCACGAGGCGATGCACGTCCACTTCCTGCTGAGCGGCTACCTCTTCGTGTGGTCCCTCGTCGGCACCGACCCGGGGGTGCGGCGCACGCCGTACCCGCTGCGCCTCCTCATCCTGTTCGCGACGATCGCCTTCCACGCGTTCTTCAGCGTCGCCCTCATGGACGCGACGACCGTCCTCCAGCCCGACTACTGGCAGACGGTCGCCGCCGACCGCGGCTGGGGCCGGGACCCCCTCGCCGACCAGCGCTACGGCGCGGCGCTCGCGTGGGGGGTCGGCGAGGTGCCGACCATCCTCATCGCGGTCCTCGTCGCGATCCGCTGGGTGCAGGACGACGACCGCGAGGCGCGCCGCCGCGACCGAAAGGCGTCCCGGGACGACGACGCCGACCTCCGCGCGTACAACGAGATGCTCGCGCGGCTGCAGGAGCAGGACCGGCGCGGCTAGCCGTGCAGGCGCGCCGCAGCCGCGGCCACCAGGGCGTCCCCGACGCGGGACAGCGCCGGGGACCGCAGCCGCCACGACTGCCAGTGCAGCGCGACGTCCACCGTGGCGGTAGCCGTCGGGAGCGGGAGCGGGACGAGCCCCGCCGGCGCGCCGACGGGGACACCGTGGCGCGCGTCCGGCACCATCCCCCACCCCAGCCCGAGCCCGACCGCCGCGAGGTGCTCACCTGTCGCGGGCACGGTGTGCGTCGGCGGGTCGACCGTGACCCCGACCCGGCGGAGCACGACGTGCTGGAGGTCGTCGTCGCGGTCGTAGCGCACGAGCGGAGCGCGCGCGAGCGCGTCCACCGGGTCGAGGTGGCTGAACCACCGCTCGAGGACGGCGGGCGTCGCCATGGCCCGGTAGCGCATCCGCCCCAGCGGCACGCTGCGGCAGCCGGGCGCCGGGTCGGCGCGCGAGGTCACCGCGGCCATGACCGTCCCGTCGCGCAGCAGCAGGTGCGTGCGGTCCTGGTCGGCACGGTGCAGCTCGACCCGGACCGGTGGCGCGAGCGCCGCCAGGGCCGGTAGCACCCAGGTCGCGAGCGAGTCGGCGTTCACCGCCACCGGGACGAGCGGCCACGCGTCGGTGTCCGCGGGACCGGAGCCGAGCTCGACCGCGACCTCGTGCGACAGCGCGAGCACCTGGCGGGCGAGCCGCAGCACGACCTCGCCCGCGCCCGTCGGGCGCACCGGGCGGCTGCGGACGAGCAGCACCTGGCCGACCGCCCCTTCGAGGGCTCGCAGCCGCTGGCTCATCGCCGACGGCGTGACGTGGAGTGCGTGCGCGGCGGCCTCGAGACTGCCGGTGTCGACCGCGGCGGCGAGGGATCGCAGCTGTGCGGTGTCCAGGTCGAGTGCCACGACCTCATGATGAAGCATCGCTTCACCGACTGCAGCGATACGAAGTGGTCCTGTCGCGGATGGTCCCCCTAACGTCGGCTGCGTGACCGCCCTGCTCGCCGGCCTCGGCCTCGGCCTCTCCCTCATCGTCGCGATCGGCGCCCAGAACGCCTTCGTCCTGCGGCAGGGGCTGCGAGGGGAGCACGTCGGCGCCGTCGTCGCGGTGTGCGCGACCTCCGACGCGGTCCTCATCAGCGCGGGCGTCGCCGGCGCCGGTGCGCTGCTCGAGGCCGTCCCGTGGTTCGTCGTCGTCTTCCGCTTCGGCGGTGCGGCGTTCCTCCTCCTCTACGCCGCGTTCGCCGCGCGACGGGCGCTGCGACCCGGGACGCTCGACCCCGCTCGGGCGCCGGTCCGTGCGGGACTGCTCCCGACCGTCGGGACGGCCCTGGCGCTCACGTGGCTCAACCCGCACGTCTACCTCGACACCGTCGTGCTCCTCGGCTCCGTCGCGCAGGGCTGGGGCGATGCCCGGGTGCTCTTCGCCGTCGGCGCCGTGGCCGGGAGCATCATGTGGTTCGCCCTGCTCGGGTTCGGCGCGCGCCTGCTGCGACCGGTGTTCGCCCGGCCCGGCGCGTGGCGCGTGCTCGACGCGCTCGTCGCCGTCGTCATGGTCGCGATCGCGGTCGGTCTGCTGGTGGGGTGAGTGTCGAGGGCGCGTGCGAGCATGCTCGCCGTGACGGACCTCACGACGGACACCTCGGACATCCCGGACACCGCGCGCGAGGCTGACGCGGCCACGAGCCCGTTCGCCGACCTCGACGCGTACCAGGCGCTGCCGCGCCTCGGCGGTCTCGCTCTCAGCCCGGACGGCACGCGGCTCGTCACGGGCCTGCAGACCCTCAACCCCGAGGCCAACCGCTTCGTCACCGCGCTGTGGGAGGTCGACCCGAGCGGCCGCAGGCCCGCGCGCCGGCTCACGCGCAGCGCGAAGGGGGAGAGCCTCGCGACGTTCACGCCCGACGGCACCCTCCTCTTCACCTCCGCCCGGCCGGACCCCGACGCCCCGGGCGACGACGACGGGCCCGCGGCGCTGTGGGCGCTCCCGCCCGGTCCCGGCGAGGCCCGTGTGGTCGCCGCCCGCCCCGGCGGCATCGGTGTCGCGTGCGTCGCGAGGGACTCCGGCGACGTCGTGGTGACGAGCGCGACGCTGCCCGGCGCCGACGACACCGCCGCATCCGACGAGGAGCGGCGCAAGGCCCGCAAGGACGGGAAGGTCACCGCGATCCTCCACGAGGCCTTCCCCGTGCGGTACTGGGACGGCGACCTGGGTCCCGACGCGCCCCGGCTGCTCGTCGGCCGGCTCGGTGACGACGACGACGCCGACCTCGAGCTGCGCCAGGTCGTCGGGCACGTGCGCCACGGCCTGCGCCACGCCGTCGTCGACGTCACAGCCGACGGGCGGACCGCGGTCACGACGTGGGACACCATCGAGGGCCGCGCCGTCAGCCGCTTCTCCCTCGTGAGCATCGACCTCGCGACCGGGGCACGCCGCACCCTCCTGTCGGACCCCGACCTCGAGTTCGAGCAGCCGCGCATCAGCCCGGACGGCTCGACCGTCGCGCTGCAGGTGTACCGCCGCTCCACCCCGGACGACCCGGGCGACTACCGCCTCGCCGTCGCGCCCCTCGGGCGCCCGGGCGAGGTCGACAACGGCAGCGAGCACGTCACCTACCGCGAGGTGGCGCCGGGCTGGGACCGCTGGTCGGGCCGGCCGGTGTGGACCCCGGACGGCCGGGCGCTGCTCGTCACCGCCGACTCCGACGGGCGTGCGCCGGTGTTCCGCGTCGACGTCGCCTCCGGCGCCGTCACCCAGCTGACCGGCGACGACGCCGCCTACTCCGACGTCGTCGTGAGCGCCGACGGGCGGCACGTCTACGCCCTCCGCTCCGCGGTCGGCGCCCCGCCGGCTCCGGTCCGCCTCGACCCCGAGACCCCGCACCAGACGCCGGTGCATCTGCGGGGCCCCGTACCCGCGCCCGTCGTGCCGGGCCGGCTCGAGGAGGTCACCGCGACGGGGGAGGACGGCACCCCCCTGCGGGCGTGGCTGTGCCTGCCGGACGGCGCCGACGAGGAGCGCCCGGCGCCGCTGCTCCTGTGGATCCACGGTGGTCCGCTCGGGTCGTGGAACGCGTGGTCGTGGCGCTGGAACCCGTGGCTCGCCGTGGCCCGCGGCTACGCGGTCCTCCTGCCCGACCCCGCCCTCTCGACCGGCTACGGGATCGAGTTCATCCGCCGCGGTTGGGGGGCGTGGGGCGACGCGCCCTACAGCGACCTGCTCGCGCTCACCGACGCAGCCGAGGCCCGCGGCGACGTCGACGAGACGCGCACCGCGGCCATGGGCGGTTCCTTCGGCGGCTACATGGCGAACTGGGTGGGCGGCCACACCGACCGCTTCCGCGCGATCGTCACCCACGCCTCGCTCTACGCCCTCGACCAGTTCGCGGCCACCACCGACGCCGCCCACTACTGGGAGCGCGAGATGAGCCCGGAGATGACGGCCCACCACAGTCCCCACCACCACGTGGACCGCTGGGTCACCCCGACCCTCGTCGTGCACGGCGACAAGGACTACCGCGTGCCGATCGGCGAGGCGCTGCGCCTGTGGTGGGACCTCGCGAGCAAGGACACCGACGAGCACGGCGTCATGCCGCACAAGTTCCTCTACTTCCCGGACGAGAACCACTGGATCCTCACGCCCAACCACTCGACGCTCTGGTACGAGACGGTCTTCGCGTTCCTCGCCCACCACGTGCTGGGGCAGGAGTGGCGCACGCCCGAGCTGCTGCGGTGACGGCACCTGTGACGACGCACGAAGCCGGTCTGCGGCGGCCGGGACTGCGTGCTCGCGCTGCGCGTCCGGCCGGCGGGCCGGGGCGCGGCGGCCGGAGGGGTGGTTGGCTGACGGGGTGACGACGACGAGCACCCGCGTCCCCTACGAGCCGGTCCGCGACCGCCCCGTCCGCTGGGGGGTGGTCGGGCCCGGTCGCATCGCGAACGGCGTCGTCCGCGACCTGCGGGAGCAGTGCGCCGCCGACGGCGTCCTCCATGCCGTCGCCTCCCGCAGCGTCGACCGTGCCCGGGTGTTCGCCGACGAGCACGGCGCCGCGGTCGCGTACGGCTCCTACCTCGAGCTGCTCGACGACTCCGACGTCGACGTGGTGTACGTCGCGACCCCGCACCGGCAGCACCACCAGCTCGCGCTCGCCGCGCTCGAGCGCGGCAAGCACCTGCTCGTGGAGAAGGCCTTCACGTGCACCCTGGCCGGGGCCGAGGAGGTCGTGGCAGCGGCCCGCGAGCGTGGGCTGTTCGTCATGGAGGCGATGTGGACGCGCTTCCAGCCGACCGTCGTCCGCCTCCGCGAGCTCGTCGCCGAGGGCGCGGTCGGGGACGTGCGGAGCGTGCGCGCCGACCTCGGGCTGCGGGTGCCGTTCGACGCCGCGGACCGGCTGTGGGACCCCGCCCAGGGCGGTGGCGCGCTCCTCGACCTCGGCGTCTACCCGCTCTCGTGGCTGCAGATGGTGCTGGGCGGCCGCCCGACCCGCCTCGACCACGTCGGGAGCCTCGCGCACAACGGCGTCGACGCCGAGTCCACGCTGCTGTGGCACGCCGAGGACGGTCGCCACGGCGTCGCGTCGTGCTCGCTCCTGTCGCCCCTGCCCGGGGCAGCCGCGGTGTTCGGGGGCGAGGGCTGGATCGAGGTGCCCCCGCGCTTCCACCACCCCGACCGCCTGCTCGTCCACCGTCGGCGCGACGGGCGCTCCGTCGAGTCCACCGAGGAGGTCGTCGCGCCGGCGCGCGGGACCGGGTACTCCCACGAGCTCGACGAGGTGCACCGCTGCCTGCGGGAGGGGCTCACCGAGTCGCCGACCATGCCGCTCGACGACACGCTCGCGGTCATGGGCGTGCTCGAGGAGGCCCTCCACCGCCTCGGGATCACGTTCACCGAGGACGACGCCGTGGTGTGATGCCGGGTCCCACCGGCGGCCGTCAGGACGAGCGAGCGTCGTCGATCATGACCGTGGTCGCCTGGGCCGGGCGTGCTGCGCGACGCGGGTCGTCGATCATGACCGTTGTCGCACGGGATCAGCGTGAGGCGTCGCCCGGCAGCAGGGTACGGCCCGGGCCGTACGCGAACGACACGGAGGACGGGGCGGCCGGAGCGGGCGGGGCGGCGACGAGACCGGCCCGAGGGTCCGGGCCGAACCGGTTGGGTCCCGCGTCGGACTCGCGGACCATGTGGACGAGCAGCAGCAGACCGCCGACGAACGGCACGAACGAGATGCAGTACCACCAGCCGCTGCGCCCGCTGTCGTGGAGGCGCCGGACCGACACCGCGAGGGTCGGCACGAGCAGGCCGAGCGCCACGAGGCCCGCGGCGCCGAACGCGAGGAACGCGCCGACGAGGGCGCCGGGGCTCGTCGGCTGGCCGGTCACCGGGTCCGTGGCGCCCGCGAGCAGGAGCGTGCCGACGAGGTACGGCAGTCCGTAGACGAGCGCGTAGAACAGCGTGAACCACCAGTACTCCGAGCGGCGCGCGCGCCCGTCGAACGTGGCGTACTGACGCAGGACGGAGGCGACGGCCCCGGTGAAGGTCATGCCGACGAGTGCAGCAGGACCGCGCCGCGTGCGGGCGGCGTCTCGTCGGACGCCACCCGCACGGCGCAGAGCGTGCGTTCAGCCGGTGAAGTCGGCCTCCGCCGGCACCGGTTCGGCCGGTCGGGCGGTCGGTGACGGGCTCGGCTGCGGGCTGGTCGACGGCTCCGGCTCGACCTCGACGAGCTCGTAGGGGAACACCGACGACCCGGAGAGCGTCATCGTCTCGTCACCCACGCCGACCCAGGCGGCACCGAACGGGTCGGGGTAGCTGCTGTCCACCTCGAAGAACGGGTCCAGTCCCGGCTCCCACGTGACGAGCCCGTTCGAGGTCGGAGGGAGGATCTGCAGCTCCGAGGTCTCGACCACGAAGTTGGTGTAGGGGACCACGCACCCGTCGTCGGTCGAGGTGATGGTGACCGTCCGCGCGCCGGGGTCGATGTCGACCTCGGCGGACCCGCACTGGCTGCTCGGCTGCACGAGGTCGTCGGCGGTGAGCTCGGCGCCCTCGCCGACGGTGACGTCCTCGGCGCGGTAGATCGTCGCCTCCGCACCCGGTCCGGTACCGGCGTAGAAGCGGACGGTGATCGTCACGGGGTCGACCAGCGCCGCGGCGGGTGCGGCACCTCCCGCGAGGAGTGCGAGAACTGACACCGTGACGACGGTGGCGCTGGTGACGGAGCTGACGACGGTGCGACGGCGCACGGGGTCCCCCTGGGTGTGACGGACGGTGGAGCGGACCCTGTCACACCTGGGACGACCGTGCGGCCGATTCACCGACCGAGTCCCCGGACGCACGAACGAGGGCGGGCCCGACCACCGGTCGGGCCCGCCCTCGGGGAGCGCAGGAAGGCTCAGGCGTTCTTCACGAGCGCGACGTCGAAGTCGAGCTTGATCTTCTCCGAGACGAGGACGCCGCCGGTCTCGAGCGCGGCGTTCCACGTGAGGTTCCAGTCCTTGCGGTTGACGACGGCCTTGCCCTCGAAGCCCGCGCGGTAGTTGCCGAACGGGTCCTTCGCGGAGCCGTCGAAGGTGAGGTCGATGCGGACGGGCTTCGTCACGTCCTTGATGGTGAGGTCGCCGACCAGGGTGAAGGTGCCGGCGGCGACGTCGACGTCCTCGACGCCGGTCGAGCGGAAGGTCATCGTCGGGTACTGCTCGACGTCGAAGAAGTCGCCGGAGCGCAGGTGCGCGTCGCGGTCGGCGGAGCCGGTGCTGACGGACGCGAGCTGGATCGTGACCTCGGCCGTGCTGTTGGCGGGGTTCGCGGTGTCGATGGACACCGTGCCCTCGAAGTCGGAGAACGAGCCCTTGACGTTCGTGACCATGGCGTGGCGGGCGGTGAAGCCGAGACGGGTGTGCGAGGCGTCGATCGCGTAGGTGCCGTTGAGGTCGGCGATGGCCTCGCTGGGGGCCTTGTCGAAGACGGTGTCGGTCATGGGGAGCTCCTGGAAGGGTGCGGGTGGGGACGGACAGCAGGTTGAAGTCTCAACCACTGTTGGGTATTCCCGCCACCCGAGCGCGCCCGGTAGAGCGACCTACCAGTCGAGGTCGACGACGACCGGTGCGTGGTCGGAGCCCGGCGTGCCGATGCGGGGACGCGGGTCGTCGGTGACGCTCGGCAGCCCACCGCCCGGCTGCACGTCGATCGCGGCGTCTGCGCCGTCGATGCGCTCGAGCAGGGCGCGCGAGACGAGGAGGTGGTCGATGAGCTCGCCGCTGCCGCGGTAGACGCGGGAGAAACGTCGCTCCTCGGGGATGAGCGGCGCCACGTTCCACAGCCGCCACGGGTCGCCGCGGTCGGGGATCCGCTCACCCGCCGTGCCGATCTCCGAGCCGGGCGGCCCCTGGAGCACCTGGGTGGTCGCGGCGTCGGTCGTGTCGTTCATGTCGCCGGCGACGACGAGGGCGACGGAGTCACCGCGGCCGTCGAGCACGCGGTTCGCGGCGACGCGGAGCGTCGCGGCCTCGGCCGCCCGGCGGTAGAGGGCGTAGGCGCCGGCACGGGCCCGCTCGCCCTCGTCGCGCGGGCCGAACCGGCCGCCCGGGTAGGTGAGGAGCTTCGACTTCAGGTGCGCCGTGAGGACGTGCAGCGGCCCGGAGTCGGCGGCGACCGTCACGAGCAGCGCGCCGCGGCCCAGGCGGTCCTGCGTCGTCCCCGAGTCGTCGACCTGGACCGGCCGCAGCCGGGGCGCGAACGCCTCGACGTCGTCGGTGGCGACGACGTCCCGGGTCGTGAGGACGCCCACCCGGATGCCACGGGAGTCCGGCGCACGGGACGCCCGGGACACCCAGTCGCCGCCCGTCGCGGCGCGCAGGGACGCGGTGAGGTCGTCGAGGGCGCGCTCGTCGCCGATTTCCTGCACCGCGAGGACGTCCGGCGCGAGCGCGGCCACGACGCCCGTCAGGGTCTCGAGCGTCGCCGCGTGCTCCTCGGGGGAGGGGGTGTCCTCCCCGCCGGGGGAGAAGAGGTTCTCGACGTTCCACGTCACGACCCGCATGCCGACAGGAGACGCCGGACGCGCTCCTGATGCACCTCCCGCCGTCGGTCAGCCCGTGCCCGTCGCGGCCGCGACCGTGAGGTCGAGGACGCGTTCGTCGAGGACCGCGCCGAGGCGGAGCGCGACGTCCCACACCTCGAGCGCGGCGAGGAGCGGGACACCGGCGCGCCTCGCCGTCCGCGCCGGCCCCAGGTCGAGGACGTCGAGGACGCGCAGCTCCGCCAGCCGCGGCGCCAGGTCCGCGGGCGCGACGAGGGCGCAGGCCCTCGCGCGGGCGAGCGCGACGACCGGCAGCCGGGCACTCTCGCGCTCGGCGAGCGCGAGCACGTCCGCGGGCGGGGCGTCGGCGAGCGTCCCCACCGTCCTCCACCCGGCGCCGGTCAGGACCTTCGCCCAGCGGGGCCCGACGCCCAGGACGGCGGAGACGGGGAGGCGGGCGACCGCCGCCGCCACGCGGGGCGCTGCGGGCTCCTCCTGCGGCGGCGACACGCCGCCCGGCAGCGGGTCGCCCGGGCGCAGCCGCACCTCTCCCAGCCAGGCCGCGGCGGGGTCGTCGCTCTCCCGTCCGACCCGGGCCACGACCTCGTCGAGGCGCAGCACGGACCCCGGCTGCCGGAGCGTCGCCCGCACGCCGAGGTCGAGGTCGCGGGCGAGGAGCGCGGCGAGGGCGAGCGCGTCGTCGTCGGCGTCGTCGAGGACCGGCGTGCTCACAGGACCGTCCGGAACGTCACGCGCACCTCGCCGAACACGTCGGCGCGCACCGTGGCGTCCTGCACCATGTCGGGCGACGCGGGTCGCACGGCGAGCCTGACGCCGGACAGGGCGGACGGGACCCGCGCGACGAGGTCGGGTCGCACCCGGGCCAGCACCGCGAGCCGCGGGTCGAGCGAGGTCTTCGTCGCCGAGCCGTCGCCGGGCCGGGTGAGCCCGCTGGCGCGTCCCGGCTCCTCGGGCTTCTCGCCGGGGTCGACGACGGAGTACGTGAGCTTCGCCGACACCGTCCCCCCGTCGACGACCACCCGCGGCAGGCCGGTGCGGGCCGCCTCCCGCAGCCCGGACAGGTGCCGTTCCGCGAGGTGCTCGGCGACGGCCCGCCGGACGGCGGCCGCGCCGGCCTCGGTCAGCGTGCGGCCCTCGACGTGGCTGTCGTCGAGGTCGAGCTCGAGGCCGGCGAGCACGTCCTTCGGGGGGACGGGCCCGCCGGGCACGGCGCTCGTGCCGCCCTGCTCGCCGGGCAGGAGGGAGGCGAGCGCGGCGTCGACCTCCTCGGCCGGCAGCAGGAGGGCGTACTCCTCCGGCGACATCGTCGCCGAGGCGGCGAGGTCGCGCAGGCGCTCCTCCTGCTCGGTGTGGGCCGCGATGACCGACGCGGTGGTCTCCGACAGGAGCGTCGAGACGAACTCGGCGAACCCCAGGTCCGCCGGACCGGGCATCCCCGCCGCCTCAGGCCGGGTTGAGCGGCAGGTAGTCGGTACGGAAGTTGATCTTGACGCCGCCGAAGATGTCGACCGTCAGCGTCGAGCTGCTGACCTGCGACGTGTCGACGGTCCGCACCCGCACGTTGCTGTACGACGTCGACGCCGACGCCTTCACCCACGCCGACACGAGACCGCCGGTCTTCGCGTTGGCGCGGAACTGGAAGGCGGTGCGGGAGGCGTCGGTGCTCCGCAGGGACGAGGAGTCGAAGCCGGTGGCGCGGAACGACAGCCGCGTCTCGATCGTCCCGTCCTCCACGACGAGGCGGAGCATGCCCTGCCGCACCATCTCGGTGAGCAGCGTGTACTTGTTGGCCGCGATCCGCTTCGCCGCCGCCTCCATGATCGCGTCGACCCGCGCCTGGGTGAGGTTGCCGGTCTCGGCGACCTTGTTGTCGTTCGCGATGCTCGCGCCCGGCACCTCGAGGGCGGTGTTGAGCGAGTCGCGCTCGGCGGCACTCA encodes the following:
- a CDS encoding LysE/ArgO family amino acid transporter, which produces MTALLAGLGLGLSLIVAIGAQNAFVLRQGLRGEHVGAVVAVCATSDAVLISAGVAGAGALLEAVPWFVVVFRFGGAAFLLLYAAFAARRALRPGTLDPARAPVRAGLLPTVGTALALTWLNPHVYLDTVVLLGSVAQGWGDARVLFAVGAVAGSIMWFALLGFGARLLRPVFARPGAWRVLDALVAVVMVAIAVGLLVG
- a CDS encoding YceI family protein, which codes for MTDTVFDKAPSEAIADLNGTYAIDASHTRLGFTARHAMVTNVKGSFSDFEGTVSIDTANPANSTAEVTIQLASVSTGSADRDAHLRSGDFFDVEQYPTMTFRSTGVEDVDVAAGTFTLVGDLTIKDVTKPVRIDLTFDGSAKDPFGNYRAGFEGKAVVNRKDWNLTWNAALETGGVLVSEKIKLDFDVALVKNA
- a CDS encoding ArgP/LysG family DNA-binding transcriptional regulator; this encodes MALDLDTAQLRSLAAAVDTGSLEAAAHALHVTPSAMSQRLRALEGAVGQVLLVRSRPVRPTGAGEVVLRLARQVLALSHEVAVELGSGPADTDAWPLVPVAVNADSLATWVLPALAALAPPVRVELHRADQDRTHLLLRDGTVMAAVTSRADPAPGCRSVPLGRMRYRAMATPAVLERWFSHLDPVDALARAPLVRYDRDDDLQHVVLRRVGVTVDPPTHTVPATGEHLAAVGLGLGWGMVPDARHGVPVGAPAGLVPLPLPTATATVDVALHWQSWRLRSPALSRVGDALVAAAAARLHG
- a CDS encoding endonuclease/exonuclease/phosphatase family protein; amino-acid sequence: MRVVTWNVENLFSPGGEDTPSPEEHAATLETLTGVVAALAPDVLAVQEIGDERALDDLTASLRAATGGDWVSRASRAPDSRGIRVGVLTTRDVVATDDVEAFAPRLRPVQVDDSGTTQDRLGRGALLVTVAADSGPLHVLTAHLKSKLLTYPGGRFGPRDEGERARAGAYALYRRAAEAATLRVAANRVLDGRGDSVALVVAGDMNDTTDAATTQVLQGPPGSEIGTAGERIPDRGDPWRLWNVAPLIPEERRFSRVYRGSGELIDHLLVSRALLERIDGADAAIDVQPGGGLPSVTDDPRPRIGTPGSDHAPVVVDLDW
- a CDS encoding Gfo/Idh/MocA family protein gives rise to the protein MTTTSTRVPYEPVRDRPVRWGVVGPGRIANGVVRDLREQCAADGVLHAVASRSVDRARVFADEHGAAVAYGSYLELLDDSDVDVVYVATPHRQHHQLALAALERGKHLLVEKAFTCTLAGAEEVVAAARERGLFVMEAMWTRFQPTVVRLRELVAEGAVGDVRSVRADLGLRVPFDAADRLWDPAQGGGALLDLGVYPLSWLQMVLGGRPTRLDHVGSLAHNGVDAESTLLWHAEDGRHGVASCSLLSPLPGAAAVFGGEGWIEVPPRFHHPDRLLVHRRRDGRSVESTEEVVAPARGTGYSHELDEVHRCLREGLTESPTMPLDDTLAVMGVLEEALHRLGITFTEDDAVV
- a CDS encoding DUF805 domain-containing protein; this encodes MTFTGAVASVLRQYATFDGRARRSEYWWFTLFYALVYGLPYLVGTLLLAGATDPVTGQPTSPGALVGAFLAFGAAGLVALGLLVPTLAVSVRRLHDSGRSGWWYCISFVPFVGGLLLLVHMVRESDAGPNRFGPDPRAGLVAAPPAPAAPSSVSFAYGPGRTLLPGDASR
- a CDS encoding prolyl oligopeptidase family serine peptidase; the protein is MTDLTTDTSDIPDTAREADAATSPFADLDAYQALPRLGGLALSPDGTRLVTGLQTLNPEANRFVTALWEVDPSGRRPARRLTRSAKGESLATFTPDGTLLFTSARPDPDAPGDDDGPAALWALPPGPGEARVVAARPGGIGVACVARDSGDVVVTSATLPGADDTAASDEERRKARKDGKVTAILHEAFPVRYWDGDLGPDAPRLLVGRLGDDDDADLELRQVVGHVRHGLRHAVVDVTADGRTAVTTWDTIEGRAVSRFSLVSIDLATGARRTLLSDPDLEFEQPRISPDGSTVALQVYRRSTPDDPGDYRLAVAPLGRPGEVDNGSEHVTYREVAPGWDRWSGRPVWTPDGRALLVTADSDGRAPVFRVDVASGAVTQLTGDDAAYSDVVVSADGRHVYALRSAVGAPPAPVRLDPETPHQTPVHLRGPVPAPVVPGRLEEVTATGEDGTPLRAWLCLPDGADEERPAPLLLWIHGGPLGSWNAWSWRWNPWLAVARGYAVLLPDPALSTGYGIEFIRRGWGAWGDAPYSDLLALTDAAEARGDVDETRTAAMGGSFGGYMANWVGGHTDRFRAIVTHASLYALDQFAATTDAAHYWEREMSPEMTAHHSPHHHVDRWVTPTLVVHGDKDYRVPIGEALRLWWDLASKDTDEHGVMPHKFLYFPDENHWILTPNHSTLWYETVFAFLAHHVLGQEWRTPELLR